A window of Citrus sinensis cultivar Valencia sweet orange chromosome 7, DVS_A1.0, whole genome shotgun sequence contains these coding sequences:
- the LOC102623481 gene encoding anoctamin-like protein At1g73020 isoform X3: MNGNGEEVAVYEIAVVVSQSNVIKDKEIGDCLDILVAEFRNVGLIVDIVSGVSDEFIKVAAPPVTLGRAAAEIQLKKPTRMDLQFEWEEMDAFLKQPDGSLFSWSERFQCYHHLIYGIVNKSNLMISLKYDGKEFCWEVGQSLLQTLESKGIVKQVFPLHAEMKRKKLLRSWALNWWDLTDQPIDEIYSYFGTKVAIYFAFLGKYTQWLFFPAALGLIVQLVDFGSLQLLALPVFFISITLWAVLFFQFWKRKNYALLARWQINCTIGIGQGHKLLGMKWSYRQPPVEVIKTLGTDKAREKELYQRHEWLGHLMRFRNDVFVILSIICLQLPFELAYAHLYEVIGSDIIKFGLTAIYLFVIQYFTQIGGKISVKLIKNENNENSENRADSLVYKVVFGLYFMQSYIGIFYHALLHRNFRTLRQVLIQRLIISEVLENLLENSLPYMKYSYKKYKTIRNKKKHENNKPSGKIHVSTRVEKEYLKPAYSASIVEELEDGLFDDFLELALQFGMIMMFACAFPLAFAFAAVNNIMEIRTDALKLLSMFKRPVPRDAVTIGAWINIFQFLIVMSICTNSALLVWLYDQEGKWKIEPGLAAILIMEHVLLLIKFGFSHFVPEEPAWVRANRVRNATQAQDVCSKQLLRTISGEKTSNESKKNE, from the exons ATGAACGGGAATGGAGAAGAAGTGGCTGTATATGAGATAGCAGTGGTGGTATCACAAAGTAATGTGATTAAAGATAAGGAGATTGGTGACTGTCTTGACATTCTTGTAGCTGAGTTTAGGAATGTTGGGTTGATAGTTGATATAGTTTCTGGAGTTTCAGATGAGTTTATCaag GTGGCAGCACCTCCAGTGACTTTGGGGAGGGCTGCAGCAGAGATACAATTGAAGAAACCTACTC GAATGGATCTACAATTTGAATGGGAAGAGATGGATGCTTTTCTGAAACAGCCAGATGGTTCGTTGTTTAGTTGGTCCGAGCGTTTTCAATGCTACCACCACTTAATATATGGGATT GTAAACAAGAGCAATTTAATGATATCTCTAAAATACGATGGGAAAGAGTTCTGTTGGGAAGTTGGGCAATCTTTACTGCAGACATTGGAATCTAAGGGCATTGTTAAACAAGTGTTTCCTTTACACG CTGAAATGAAGAGGAAAAAACTCCTGAGAAGTTGGGCACTGAATTGGTGGGACCTCACTGACCAGCCAATTGATGagatttattcatattttgggACAAAG GTTGCTATCTATTTTGCTTTCCTTGGAAAGTATACACAATGGTTGTTCTTTCCAGCTGCACTTGGGCTTATTGTGCAATTGGTGGATTTTGG ATCGTTGCAGTTGCTAGCGCTCCCTGTCTTTTTCATAAGCATAACCTTATGGGCTGTGTTGTTTTTCCAGTTCTGGAAACGGAAAAACTATGCCCTTTTAGCCAG ATGGCAGATAAATTGTACAATTGGTATTGGCCAAGGACATAAACTTTTGGGCATGAAGTGGAGTTACCGACAGCCTCCTGTGGaagttataaaaactttaGGAACTGATAAGGCAAGAGAGAAAGAACTATATCAAAGACATGAATGGCTTGGACATCTCATGCGATTTAGAAATGATGTGTTTGTTATCTTGAGTATCATCTGCCTCCAATTGCCATTTGAGTTGGCATATGCTCATCTTTACGAGGTCATTGGATCTGACATTATAAA gTTTGGGTTGACAGCCATTTATCTTTTTGTCATTCAATATTTTACCCAGATTGGGGGAAAGATATCAGTCAAACTcatcaaaaatgaaaacaatgaGAATTCGGAAAATAGGGCTGACAGCTTGGTCTACAAAGTA GTGTTCGGTCTTTATTTTATGCAATCATATATTGGAATTTTCTATCATGCCCTTTTACACCGCAATTTCAGGACTCTTCGCCAAGTCTTAATACAGCGTCTTATAATCTCTGAG GTGTTGGAGAATTTGCTAGAAAATTCCTTACCATATATGAAGTACAGCTATAAAAAGTACAAAACTATTAG AAACAAGAAGAAACACGAGAACAATAAACCAAGTGGGAAGATCCATGTCTCTACCAGGGTGGAGAAAGAGTACCTCAAACCTGCATATTCTGCAAGCATTGTAGAGGAGCTAGAGGATGGGCTGTTCGACG ATTTTCTGGAGTTGGCATTGCAGTTTGGAATGATCATGATGTTTGCCTGCGCCTTTCCCCTTGCATTTGCCTTTGCTGCAGTG AACAACATTATGGAAATTAGGACGGATGCATTGAAGCTGCTTTCTATGTTTAAAAGGCCTGTTCCTCGGGATGCCGTCACAATTGGCGCGTGGATAAACATATTTCAG TTCCTGATAGTGATGTCAATTTGCACCAATTCTGCTCTTTTAGTATGGTTATACGATCAGGAGGGGAAGTGGAAAATAGAGCCTGGGCTTGCAGCCATTCTCATCATGGAACACGTTCTCCTGCTGATTAAATTTGGATTTTCTCACTTTGTTCCTGAG GAGCCTGCTTGGGTGAGAGCGAACAGGGTGAGGAATGCAACACAGGCACAGGATGTCTGCTCTAAACAGCTTTTGAGAACCATTTCTGGAGAAAAGACGTCTAACGAATCAAAGAAGAACGAGTGA
- the LOC102623481 gene encoding anoctamin-like protein At1g73020 isoform X1 has product MNGNGEEVAVYEIAVVVSQSNVIKDKEIGDCLDILVAEFRNVGLIVDIVSGVSDEFIKVAAPPVTLGRAAAEIQLKKPTRIGMDLQFEWEEMDAFLKQPDGSLFSWSERFQCYHHLIYGIVNKSNLMISLKYDGKEFCWEVGQSLLQTLESKGIVKQVFPLHAEMKRKKLLRSWALNWWDLTDQPIDEIYSYFGTKVAIYFAFLGKYTQWLFFPAALGLIVQLVDFGSLQLLALPVFFISITLWAVLFFQFWKRKNYALLARWQINCTIGIGQGHKLLGMKWSYRQPPVEVIKTLGTDKAREKELYQRHEWLGHLMRFRNDVFVILSIICLQLPFELAYAHLYEVIGSDIIKFGLTAIYLFVIQYFTQIGGKISVKLIKNENNENSENRADSLVYKVVFGLYFMQSYIGIFYHALLHRNFRTLRQVLIQRLIISEVLENLLENSLPYMKYSYKKYKTIRNKKKHENNKPSGKIHVSTRVEKEYLKPAYSASIVEELEDGLFDDFLELALQFGMIMMFACAFPLAFAFAAVNNIMEIRTDALKLLSMFKRPVPRDAVTIGAWINIFQFLIVMSICTNSALLVWLYDQEGKWKIEPGLAAILIMEHVLLLIKFGFSHFVPEEPAWVRANRVRNATQAQDVCSKQLLRTISGEKTSNESKKNE; this is encoded by the exons ATGAACGGGAATGGAGAAGAAGTGGCTGTATATGAGATAGCAGTGGTGGTATCACAAAGTAATGTGATTAAAGATAAGGAGATTGGTGACTGTCTTGACATTCTTGTAGCTGAGTTTAGGAATGTTGGGTTGATAGTTGATATAGTTTCTGGAGTTTCAGATGAGTTTATCaag GTGGCAGCACCTCCAGTGACTTTGGGGAGGGCTGCAGCAGAGATACAATTGAAGAAACCTACTCGTATTG GAATGGATCTACAATTTGAATGGGAAGAGATGGATGCTTTTCTGAAACAGCCAGATGGTTCGTTGTTTAGTTGGTCCGAGCGTTTTCAATGCTACCACCACTTAATATATGGGATT GTAAACAAGAGCAATTTAATGATATCTCTAAAATACGATGGGAAAGAGTTCTGTTGGGAAGTTGGGCAATCTTTACTGCAGACATTGGAATCTAAGGGCATTGTTAAACAAGTGTTTCCTTTACACG CTGAAATGAAGAGGAAAAAACTCCTGAGAAGTTGGGCACTGAATTGGTGGGACCTCACTGACCAGCCAATTGATGagatttattcatattttgggACAAAG GTTGCTATCTATTTTGCTTTCCTTGGAAAGTATACACAATGGTTGTTCTTTCCAGCTGCACTTGGGCTTATTGTGCAATTGGTGGATTTTGG ATCGTTGCAGTTGCTAGCGCTCCCTGTCTTTTTCATAAGCATAACCTTATGGGCTGTGTTGTTTTTCCAGTTCTGGAAACGGAAAAACTATGCCCTTTTAGCCAG ATGGCAGATAAATTGTACAATTGGTATTGGCCAAGGACATAAACTTTTGGGCATGAAGTGGAGTTACCGACAGCCTCCTGTGGaagttataaaaactttaGGAACTGATAAGGCAAGAGAGAAAGAACTATATCAAAGACATGAATGGCTTGGACATCTCATGCGATTTAGAAATGATGTGTTTGTTATCTTGAGTATCATCTGCCTCCAATTGCCATTTGAGTTGGCATATGCTCATCTTTACGAGGTCATTGGATCTGACATTATAAA gTTTGGGTTGACAGCCATTTATCTTTTTGTCATTCAATATTTTACCCAGATTGGGGGAAAGATATCAGTCAAACTcatcaaaaatgaaaacaatgaGAATTCGGAAAATAGGGCTGACAGCTTGGTCTACAAAGTA GTGTTCGGTCTTTATTTTATGCAATCATATATTGGAATTTTCTATCATGCCCTTTTACACCGCAATTTCAGGACTCTTCGCCAAGTCTTAATACAGCGTCTTATAATCTCTGAG GTGTTGGAGAATTTGCTAGAAAATTCCTTACCATATATGAAGTACAGCTATAAAAAGTACAAAACTATTAG AAACAAGAAGAAACACGAGAACAATAAACCAAGTGGGAAGATCCATGTCTCTACCAGGGTGGAGAAAGAGTACCTCAAACCTGCATATTCTGCAAGCATTGTAGAGGAGCTAGAGGATGGGCTGTTCGACG ATTTTCTGGAGTTGGCATTGCAGTTTGGAATGATCATGATGTTTGCCTGCGCCTTTCCCCTTGCATTTGCCTTTGCTGCAGTG AACAACATTATGGAAATTAGGACGGATGCATTGAAGCTGCTTTCTATGTTTAAAAGGCCTGTTCCTCGGGATGCCGTCACAATTGGCGCGTGGATAAACATATTTCAG TTCCTGATAGTGATGTCAATTTGCACCAATTCTGCTCTTTTAGTATGGTTATACGATCAGGAGGGGAAGTGGAAAATAGAGCCTGGGCTTGCAGCCATTCTCATCATGGAACACGTTCTCCTGCTGATTAAATTTGGATTTTCTCACTTTGTTCCTGAG GAGCCTGCTTGGGTGAGAGCGAACAGGGTGAGGAATGCAACACAGGCACAGGATGTCTGCTCTAAACAGCTTTTGAGAACCATTTCTGGAGAAAAGACGTCTAACGAATCAAAGAAGAACGAGTGA
- the LOC102623481 gene encoding anoctamin-like protein At1g73020 isoform X4: protein MNGNGEEVAVYEIAVVVSQSNVIKDKEIGDCLDILVAEFRNVGLIVDIVSGVSDEFIKVAAPPVTLGRAAAEIQLKKPTRIGMDLQFEWEEMDAFLKQPDGSLFSWSERFQCYHHLIYGIVNKSNLMISLKYDGKEFCWEVGQSLLQTLESKGIVKQVFPLHAEMKRKKLLRSWALNWWDLTDQPIDEIYSYFGTKVAIYFAFLGKYTQWLFFPAALGLIVQLVDFGSLQLLALPVFFISITLWAVLFFQFWKRKNYALLARWQINCTIGIGQGHKLLGMKWSYRQPPVEVIKTLGTDKAREKELYQRHEWLGHLMRFRNDVFVILSIICLQLPFELAYAHLYEVIGSDIIKFGLTAIYLFVIQYFTQIGGKISVKLIKNENNENSENRADSLVYKVVFGLYFMQSYIGIFYHALLHRNFRTLRQVLIQRLIISEVLENLLENSLPYMKYSYKKYKTIRNKKKHENNKPSGKIHVSTRVEKEYLKPAYSASIVEELEDGLFDDFLELALQFGMIMMFACAFPLAFAFAAVNNIMEIRTDALKLLSMFKRPVPRDAVTIGAWINIFQVMGNNLYESGHFSTCIFILNT from the exons ATGAACGGGAATGGAGAAGAAGTGGCTGTATATGAGATAGCAGTGGTGGTATCACAAAGTAATGTGATTAAAGATAAGGAGATTGGTGACTGTCTTGACATTCTTGTAGCTGAGTTTAGGAATGTTGGGTTGATAGTTGATATAGTTTCTGGAGTTTCAGATGAGTTTATCaag GTGGCAGCACCTCCAGTGACTTTGGGGAGGGCTGCAGCAGAGATACAATTGAAGAAACCTACTCGTATTG GAATGGATCTACAATTTGAATGGGAAGAGATGGATGCTTTTCTGAAACAGCCAGATGGTTCGTTGTTTAGTTGGTCCGAGCGTTTTCAATGCTACCACCACTTAATATATGGGATT GTAAACAAGAGCAATTTAATGATATCTCTAAAATACGATGGGAAAGAGTTCTGTTGGGAAGTTGGGCAATCTTTACTGCAGACATTGGAATCTAAGGGCATTGTTAAACAAGTGTTTCCTTTACACG CTGAAATGAAGAGGAAAAAACTCCTGAGAAGTTGGGCACTGAATTGGTGGGACCTCACTGACCAGCCAATTGATGagatttattcatattttgggACAAAG GTTGCTATCTATTTTGCTTTCCTTGGAAAGTATACACAATGGTTGTTCTTTCCAGCTGCACTTGGGCTTATTGTGCAATTGGTGGATTTTGG ATCGTTGCAGTTGCTAGCGCTCCCTGTCTTTTTCATAAGCATAACCTTATGGGCTGTGTTGTTTTTCCAGTTCTGGAAACGGAAAAACTATGCCCTTTTAGCCAG ATGGCAGATAAATTGTACAATTGGTATTGGCCAAGGACATAAACTTTTGGGCATGAAGTGGAGTTACCGACAGCCTCCTGTGGaagttataaaaactttaGGAACTGATAAGGCAAGAGAGAAAGAACTATATCAAAGACATGAATGGCTTGGACATCTCATGCGATTTAGAAATGATGTGTTTGTTATCTTGAGTATCATCTGCCTCCAATTGCCATTTGAGTTGGCATATGCTCATCTTTACGAGGTCATTGGATCTGACATTATAAA gTTTGGGTTGACAGCCATTTATCTTTTTGTCATTCAATATTTTACCCAGATTGGGGGAAAGATATCAGTCAAACTcatcaaaaatgaaaacaatgaGAATTCGGAAAATAGGGCTGACAGCTTGGTCTACAAAGTA GTGTTCGGTCTTTATTTTATGCAATCATATATTGGAATTTTCTATCATGCCCTTTTACACCGCAATTTCAGGACTCTTCGCCAAGTCTTAATACAGCGTCTTATAATCTCTGAG GTGTTGGAGAATTTGCTAGAAAATTCCTTACCATATATGAAGTACAGCTATAAAAAGTACAAAACTATTAG AAACAAGAAGAAACACGAGAACAATAAACCAAGTGGGAAGATCCATGTCTCTACCAGGGTGGAGAAAGAGTACCTCAAACCTGCATATTCTGCAAGCATTGTAGAGGAGCTAGAGGATGGGCTGTTCGACG ATTTTCTGGAGTTGGCATTGCAGTTTGGAATGATCATGATGTTTGCCTGCGCCTTTCCCCTTGCATTTGCCTTTGCTGCAGTG AACAACATTATGGAAATTAGGACGGATGCATTGAAGCTGCTTTCTATGTTTAAAAGGCCTGTTCCTCGGGATGCCGTCACAATTGGCGCGTGGATAAACATATTTCAGGTGATGGGGAATAATTTGTATGAAAGTGGACACTTTTCGACATGTATTTTTATCCTCAATACTTAG
- the LOC102623481 gene encoding anoctamin-like protein At1g73020 isoform X2: MNGNGEEVAVYEIAVVVSQSNVIKDKEIGDCLDILVAEFRNVGLIVDIVSGVSDEFIKVAAPPVTLGRAAAEIQLKKPTRIGMDLQFEWEEMDAFLKQPDGSLFSWSERFQCYHHLIYGIVNKSNLMISLKYDGKEFCWEVGQSLLQTLESKGIVKQVFPLHAEMKRKKLLRSWALNWWDLTDQPIDEIYSYFGTKVAIYFAFLGKYTQWLFFPAALGLIVQLVDFGSLQLLALPVFFISITLWAVLFFQFWKRKNYALLARWQINCTIGIGQGHKLLGMKWSYRQPPVEVIKTLGTDKAREKELYQRHEWLGHLMRFRNDVFVILSIICLQLPFELAYAHLYEVIGSDIIKFGLTAIYLFVIQYFTQIGGKISVKLIKNENNENSENRADSLVYKVFGLYFMQSYIGIFYHALLHRNFRTLRQVLIQRLIISEVLENLLENSLPYMKYSYKKYKTIRNKKKHENNKPSGKIHVSTRVEKEYLKPAYSASIVEELEDGLFDDFLELALQFGMIMMFACAFPLAFAFAAVNNIMEIRTDALKLLSMFKRPVPRDAVTIGAWINIFQFLIVMSICTNSALLVWLYDQEGKWKIEPGLAAILIMEHVLLLIKFGFSHFVPEEPAWVRANRVRNATQAQDVCSKQLLRTISGEKTSNESKKNE; the protein is encoded by the exons ATGAACGGGAATGGAGAAGAAGTGGCTGTATATGAGATAGCAGTGGTGGTATCACAAAGTAATGTGATTAAAGATAAGGAGATTGGTGACTGTCTTGACATTCTTGTAGCTGAGTTTAGGAATGTTGGGTTGATAGTTGATATAGTTTCTGGAGTTTCAGATGAGTTTATCaag GTGGCAGCACCTCCAGTGACTTTGGGGAGGGCTGCAGCAGAGATACAATTGAAGAAACCTACTCGTATTG GAATGGATCTACAATTTGAATGGGAAGAGATGGATGCTTTTCTGAAACAGCCAGATGGTTCGTTGTTTAGTTGGTCCGAGCGTTTTCAATGCTACCACCACTTAATATATGGGATT GTAAACAAGAGCAATTTAATGATATCTCTAAAATACGATGGGAAAGAGTTCTGTTGGGAAGTTGGGCAATCTTTACTGCAGACATTGGAATCTAAGGGCATTGTTAAACAAGTGTTTCCTTTACACG CTGAAATGAAGAGGAAAAAACTCCTGAGAAGTTGGGCACTGAATTGGTGGGACCTCACTGACCAGCCAATTGATGagatttattcatattttgggACAAAG GTTGCTATCTATTTTGCTTTCCTTGGAAAGTATACACAATGGTTGTTCTTTCCAGCTGCACTTGGGCTTATTGTGCAATTGGTGGATTTTGG ATCGTTGCAGTTGCTAGCGCTCCCTGTCTTTTTCATAAGCATAACCTTATGGGCTGTGTTGTTTTTCCAGTTCTGGAAACGGAAAAACTATGCCCTTTTAGCCAG ATGGCAGATAAATTGTACAATTGGTATTGGCCAAGGACATAAACTTTTGGGCATGAAGTGGAGTTACCGACAGCCTCCTGTGGaagttataaaaactttaGGAACTGATAAGGCAAGAGAGAAAGAACTATATCAAAGACATGAATGGCTTGGACATCTCATGCGATTTAGAAATGATGTGTTTGTTATCTTGAGTATCATCTGCCTCCAATTGCCATTTGAGTTGGCATATGCTCATCTTTACGAGGTCATTGGATCTGACATTATAAA gTTTGGGTTGACAGCCATTTATCTTTTTGTCATTCAATATTTTACCCAGATTGGGGGAAAGATATCAGTCAAACTcatcaaaaatgaaaacaatgaGAATTCGGAAAATAGGGCTGACAGCTTGGTCTACAAA GTGTTCGGTCTTTATTTTATGCAATCATATATTGGAATTTTCTATCATGCCCTTTTACACCGCAATTTCAGGACTCTTCGCCAAGTCTTAATACAGCGTCTTATAATCTCTGAG GTGTTGGAGAATTTGCTAGAAAATTCCTTACCATATATGAAGTACAGCTATAAAAAGTACAAAACTATTAG AAACAAGAAGAAACACGAGAACAATAAACCAAGTGGGAAGATCCATGTCTCTACCAGGGTGGAGAAAGAGTACCTCAAACCTGCATATTCTGCAAGCATTGTAGAGGAGCTAGAGGATGGGCTGTTCGACG ATTTTCTGGAGTTGGCATTGCAGTTTGGAATGATCATGATGTTTGCCTGCGCCTTTCCCCTTGCATTTGCCTTTGCTGCAGTG AACAACATTATGGAAATTAGGACGGATGCATTGAAGCTGCTTTCTATGTTTAAAAGGCCTGTTCCTCGGGATGCCGTCACAATTGGCGCGTGGATAAACATATTTCAG TTCCTGATAGTGATGTCAATTTGCACCAATTCTGCTCTTTTAGTATGGTTATACGATCAGGAGGGGAAGTGGAAAATAGAGCCTGGGCTTGCAGCCATTCTCATCATGGAACACGTTCTCCTGCTGATTAAATTTGGATTTTCTCACTTTGTTCCTGAG GAGCCTGCTTGGGTGAGAGCGAACAGGGTGAGGAATGCAACACAGGCACAGGATGTCTGCTCTAAACAGCTTTTGAGAACCATTTCTGGAGAAAAGACGTCTAACGAATCAAAGAAGAACGAGTGA
- the LOC102623481 gene encoding anoctamin-like protein At1g73020 isoform X5 — MDLQFEWEEMDAFLKQPDGSLFSWSERFQCYHHLIYGIVNKSNLMISLKYDGKEFCWEVGQSLLQTLESKGIVKQVFPLHAEMKRKKLLRSWALNWWDLTDQPIDEIYSYFGTKVAIYFAFLGKYTQWLFFPAALGLIVQLVDFGSLQLLALPVFFISITLWAVLFFQFWKRKNYALLARWQINCTIGIGQGHKLLGMKWSYRQPPVEVIKTLGTDKAREKELYQRHEWLGHLMRFRNDVFVILSIICLQLPFELAYAHLYEVIGSDIIKFGLTAIYLFVIQYFTQIGGKISVKLIKNENNENSENRADSLVYKVVFGLYFMQSYIGIFYHALLHRNFRTLRQVLIQRLIISEVLENLLENSLPYMKYSYKKYKTIRNKKKHENNKPSGKIHVSTRVEKEYLKPAYSASIVEELEDGLFDDFLELALQFGMIMMFACAFPLAFAFAAVNNIMEIRTDALKLLSMFKRPVPRDAVTIGAWINIFQFLIVMSICTNSALLVWLYDQEGKWKIEPGLAAILIMEHVLLLIKFGFSHFVPEEPAWVRANRVRNATQAQDVCSKQLLRTISGEKTSNESKKNE; from the exons ATGGATCTACAATTTGAATGGGAAGAGATGGATGCTTTTCTGAAACAGCCAGATGGTTCGTTGTTTAGTTGGTCCGAGCGTTTTCAATGCTACCACCACTTAATATATGGGATT GTAAACAAGAGCAATTTAATGATATCTCTAAAATACGATGGGAAAGAGTTCTGTTGGGAAGTTGGGCAATCTTTACTGCAGACATTGGAATCTAAGGGCATTGTTAAACAAGTGTTTCCTTTACACG CTGAAATGAAGAGGAAAAAACTCCTGAGAAGTTGGGCACTGAATTGGTGGGACCTCACTGACCAGCCAATTGATGagatttattcatattttgggACAAAG GTTGCTATCTATTTTGCTTTCCTTGGAAAGTATACACAATGGTTGTTCTTTCCAGCTGCACTTGGGCTTATTGTGCAATTGGTGGATTTTGG ATCGTTGCAGTTGCTAGCGCTCCCTGTCTTTTTCATAAGCATAACCTTATGGGCTGTGTTGTTTTTCCAGTTCTGGAAACGGAAAAACTATGCCCTTTTAGCCAG ATGGCAGATAAATTGTACAATTGGTATTGGCCAAGGACATAAACTTTTGGGCATGAAGTGGAGTTACCGACAGCCTCCTGTGGaagttataaaaactttaGGAACTGATAAGGCAAGAGAGAAAGAACTATATCAAAGACATGAATGGCTTGGACATCTCATGCGATTTAGAAATGATGTGTTTGTTATCTTGAGTATCATCTGCCTCCAATTGCCATTTGAGTTGGCATATGCTCATCTTTACGAGGTCATTGGATCTGACATTATAAA gTTTGGGTTGACAGCCATTTATCTTTTTGTCATTCAATATTTTACCCAGATTGGGGGAAAGATATCAGTCAAACTcatcaaaaatgaaaacaatgaGAATTCGGAAAATAGGGCTGACAGCTTGGTCTACAAAGTA GTGTTCGGTCTTTATTTTATGCAATCATATATTGGAATTTTCTATCATGCCCTTTTACACCGCAATTTCAGGACTCTTCGCCAAGTCTTAATACAGCGTCTTATAATCTCTGAG GTGTTGGAGAATTTGCTAGAAAATTCCTTACCATATATGAAGTACAGCTATAAAAAGTACAAAACTATTAG AAACAAGAAGAAACACGAGAACAATAAACCAAGTGGGAAGATCCATGTCTCTACCAGGGTGGAGAAAGAGTACCTCAAACCTGCATATTCTGCAAGCATTGTAGAGGAGCTAGAGGATGGGCTGTTCGACG ATTTTCTGGAGTTGGCATTGCAGTTTGGAATGATCATGATGTTTGCCTGCGCCTTTCCCCTTGCATTTGCCTTTGCTGCAGTG AACAACATTATGGAAATTAGGACGGATGCATTGAAGCTGCTTTCTATGTTTAAAAGGCCTGTTCCTCGGGATGCCGTCACAATTGGCGCGTGGATAAACATATTTCAG TTCCTGATAGTGATGTCAATTTGCACCAATTCTGCTCTTTTAGTATGGTTATACGATCAGGAGGGGAAGTGGAAAATAGAGCCTGGGCTTGCAGCCATTCTCATCATGGAACACGTTCTCCTGCTGATTAAATTTGGATTTTCTCACTTTGTTCCTGAG GAGCCTGCTTGGGTGAGAGCGAACAGGGTGAGGAATGCAACACAGGCACAGGATGTCTGCTCTAAACAGCTTTTGAGAACCATTTCTGGAGAAAAGACGTCTAACGAATCAAAGAAGAACGAGTGA